Genomic window (Rosa chinensis cultivar Old Blush chromosome 6, RchiOBHm-V2, whole genome shotgun sequence):
ccattcttttcatgacataggcagtagtcacaaacgaatgtaccaggatttacctgataagaagacatgaaagtttatgtcttgctttcttcccagtttttgattctcaaaacattcatttgtctggattcaaAGTACTCttcttcagaatctatctcagactcatctgatgaatcttcttcttcagaccaggcagagtaaactgacctgtcgtcttcttcatcatcagaataggctatttcgtagcctttcatgtttgctacttctactatttgctcatattcttcaaagatagctttagtagatcttttacccttttccgggcattcattggcatagtgcccttcagctttacataaccaacatctgcaagttttcttgcttggttgcttgtgctgatgagtattcttctttttcttgaagaatttctttttaggatcttcatcctgctgtttcttgtaattggaacttctcttgaatttccaatccttcttctgattactctttttgaattttttagagtaatatttttctttcttctttctacgGAACTTGGagtcatgacatccccaatttGTGGGCGTATCCAATATTCCATAGcataaattttcaactcctttgagttgcttcttggccatcttagctctaagattggttttgcattgctccttcagtaattgccggattctgtcggcaattcctccaactgaaaatctttcaattggcttCTCAGCTATgttttctctcacagctgttctccatggttcagggagctttctttgcaacagattaactagatcagtattctctagttcaccaattgtacagtaatattcctgaaattcattcaggtattcttcgaagtaTCTCATGTCGCAGATCTTGAGCGCATAGATATTcaactttgccgtttctttggctttctcactcagatttgaaagatctccacagaactgatcgtacaggggtactgcaaaatcatacggagactttgaattcttgatctcttcaagccagtctcttcctctggcagtttctttgaaggataggtagtacttttttgccactccggtaagagtagtttcatagtacacctgcaaatctggtgcttcaaatttgccaagggtaagtgcagaagccatcatcaggctgtctacccattggtcaatagttttgcttttgtctagactcttgtctagattcaaccagatgccatagttcgtgatcggaactcttggcagattgtcctctaggacaaatctttgggaatttctttccccttttttacccgtgggggctttctgaaatgagagttttgtttcccttttttctctgcttatgaaagttctggagctctctccatcttccatttcaagatcttgataaggaaagacttttctcttctttttgattttgaattctttcatctcttcgattagtttttctaatcgttcaggactttcacaattctcagcttcttcataaagatcatagagcctctcagctctgagcatgtggactggtctgttcagatcagcttccaaatcttcttctgatattggctcttcaatggtggattttgtaccactgacactagcttctctagtgctgtagcttcttcttagAAGGTTGTTGTTTATCCTGAAATTTTCAGGaccgacatcactttttctgtggttgtcgaagttgaggctgatttctccagttcttctactctcgtagatttttgcttttgcactttctgctggtagcttcggaccggataatttccattcaataggaaaagttacttcattccaagcaaccttgtgaatctgctgtgaatggttcttctggctggtgaggaatccagtagtgagaccagggatgttggaaaTCCGTGTCTTCGGCTCTattgtggtgctcatcagtttatagtatattctgtatactatcgccaattcttgcatatcatttttcattgatatgccatctgtcttgactctcagtcggagacagtgggctgcatccttcaggctggttgagaagttggggaagcagttgaaatatgctacttggttgcacagtgatgcttctagagttcccaacaaactagcttggaagtctgtcagtctgttgtcttgcaggacGCATAAGACTGagcagttgatgccttctcttgccaaaagctttatgcctacttggactgctccaatgtgcataaattgatacttctttgcttgtgctttggcaacttcagctggagtgatcatcaagagatctgtctctcctcctgctgttgagggggttgtgaattcaagcaatttgaaatgatggctgtccatcaggtcaaatgatccccttttgtagatctgtttgaaatctagctttggaattgaggcgttttttacctcttgctcgatttcattatattcaaattcttcagaattcaggagttgtactcctttctttttcccgaagatgctcatcatttttaCATCTCGAGTATCTTTCGGcttttcataccgaatactagtctgactagtagatggttccagaaaaatcatgtttggaacaagatttgaatctggtttttctaatggtttgaacccattagccttcttttttactgtaggtactttcttgtccttcagtattttttccagcgttttttgctgttcattgatttttctactgacactcgtcagcttttcttcttccgtttttggaagttctttgatataatccagtttgttttccaatctttccaattggtggattatagcaagtaatttttctagatgattttgacatctagatacttctagtaacagcttctgatatttctcatcagaagatttcagtagagaatttattttctctaataacaattcagacattgtccccattaaggaggggttctccttgagctattttacaagctctgataccagtgatgtgcggatctaaccaatgctcaaataatcaagaggtttttgttcctcttccagaacatataagagattatcaatctcttcttctattttatagattctagtctgaagtctataaataatgtCCCAATAGTTGGGAGATTCTCTGTCGAGATTATCTCGATAAGCTTtcagttttctcaatttttctctctctctatgcaattctttgctagtagtTTTGCAAATAGCAATCAAttcaagtctgtctacaatcgaaattatgaatagtaatttgtactgtttaccttttgAATTTAGAAGATGACTGTCAACTTCATATGTATTCAAATAAAaatctgatgggcccaccacgtttcttaaaacctttaAATAAACAATGACATAGATAAAAATTGTATGAAAAAGACAGATGCATATGCAGACTTTGACGACAGCAAAGAAAATTGCTAGGGCAAAGAATaaagggtactaatggtagggattttgaaaagatgggtaggtaggaaagaaaatgagaaaatgtTGTGTAAAggggaacaaaaataatacactggggtgtatgagaagtattttcccagatttggggtgtatgagcattaaccctaaaAAGAAATCATAGCTATATAGACTTATGCTTACTAAAAATTAGCAAGTCTCTGGGTGCACAAAAGTGCCTAACTCTCCTTAGAAATAAGGAATTATTGGAAATAATACTAGTGAAAACGTAAAACAATACAGCCCCAAACAGGACCCAAATGGAGAGTACCAGCCAGGACCAAGGCCCAACAAGGCCGACCCGGCCCAAAACCCATTCCATCACCTGCAATAGAATCGCAAAACCGCGAACCTCGTTGCCACCATATTCCAGAAGACGTCGACACCTCACCTACGCCGTCACCACCCAAAGTCGCACTACCATCACAAAAACCCGACCGAAGTTGGCCTCAGGGAGTAGACACAGCCTCGTGAAGCCGCCATCAACGCTCCTGAAATTTGGTGCAGCAATCGCCCTTGCCGCCCAACGACTGCCAAACCTCCCCGTCCAGCACAATCCAAAGAGCCACAGAGAAGGCCTGGAAACATCACTTCTCCGGCAGTAGGGCCACAAATCAGCACAGCCAAAGGCCACCGCCGGACGAGTTCTGGCTTGAAAAGCCGGAACCGAAGCGGCTGGAGTCTAGGTAAAGTTTGTAAAACAACAAATATCCGTGTAGCAACTGAGCATGTGTTAAGAAACAGCAAAAGGGTAAAATTGAATCAACTAGCAGAACCAATTAAGAACCCACTGATTCTGAGTTTGAACCAATTAGTTGGGATTTATATGAATAATATTATCTCGTCACTTAATATATTCTATTTACAGTATGATTTGAAGTAATAGAGTCTAGTCATATTTGctctttgttttcttaaagATTCATGTTTACTGGTCAAAATGCATTTGCAAGATCTTTGATTTAGTTTTCTATGGTCTAGGACCGTACCTTAGAATTAGTTGATAGTGAGAGTGgtacaaaatatattttgtgaGCTCTCAAGTTATGTGGTACTGGAGTTTTATATCATATGCTATTCATGACAGAAACATGTCTACCACTTAATTACCTTTGAATTACTTGATAGCCAGTGAGAGTGgcacaaaatatattttgtgaTGAGCTCTTAAGTTATGTGGTACAGGAGTTTTATATTATATGCTATTCATGACAGAAACATGTTTACCACTTAACTTCACTACGAAGAGGCTCAAAAGCTTCCTATGGGAAAAAACAAAATGGCTGCCCGAAACTGTTTCAATCTCTTTCTAAATTTGATTATTGCCAAGAAAAGTAGTGTGTGACCTAAGAACATTAATATATTGGCCTGTCTCATGAAATTAGCCACCATAACTAATTTTGGTTTAGTTGATACTGATGCTGGCTACTAAAACTGATGCCGACTTCACCCATATAGAGTTTGCGCTTAAGTTTGCACATTTTCTGTTGGATGATTTAGTCTTGATCTTCCATTATCAAAATATGGTCCATCAATTTGGCTTCAATAGGAAATTGAAACGACAAAGTTGATGGTAAAGCGTCTATAAGAAAAACATAAATTCTTTCATAGCACCTTATATATCACAAAAAGTATGTAACTATAAAATAATAGATGAACAAATTATAGATACATCAAAACTACTTTTCTTAGACTCTTAGTATATTTAAACTACTACTTGAACAGTTTCTCTCTCGACCAATAGCTTATCACCATTTTGTGTTCAAATTAAGTGGGCTAAAAGAATCACTATGCCCACTTTTTGGAGGTGGACATGTTGGGGCTGACGGGCACGTAACTTGTTCTGGTGGAGTCAATTTGGATGCTTTGTCTTTTGGGGTTGTTGAAGATGTCTACGTGTTGGCATCCGAGGCTCCATGCACTTGTGAATTATTTGAATAACTCATCTTTTGAGAACAAATATTAACTAAAATTATGAACTGAAACTTGTTAAGAATAAATTGATGAAAGGAATTTGTAATCATTTCAAAACAGAGTAGGAAAAATATGTTAGttgaaaaaggaaaggaaaaggttTTAACATATTTACTTGCCTAAGAAAGAGGTTTTGAAGGATTACAGAATCTAATGGTTAAGAATAAATGCACAGTCTTAGGCTGTTGTAATTTAAGTCTCATATATTCAATCTCAGCATGTTCCTAGGATATTACTAAGCTGGAAAAACAAAGGTACTGTTTTTAGGTATTGCTAGCTGCTTCTTTGTCTTTTTCGATCACTTGATCCATTCTGTTTTATGGGGGTTTCTATGCAGCAGTAATGCATATTTTTAAGTTATTAACATACAAACACACACGCAATTTTGATCTGAAGATGTTAGCTCTTAGTTGGTTCCCGTGAAGTCATCTTCAAGTTCTAATATCAGTTAAAAATGCTCTTATTACTTGTTCCAACTAGTTAAAGTATGAGCAAATTGTGTTAACAAGTTTGTATACAACATTGCAACACCatgttttgtttctgttttagtGTATGTGTGTCTGTGTATCATATATGTCGTGTCGATCTGCGCAGTGAGCACTTGCATGTTTGTAAAATGTATTTGGCACTAATGATGTAGTTAATTTTCATAAAGAATAAGAAAAGGAAACGAAAAACAATGTGCACAGATATTGTTGTCTAACTAATTAAAGAGTCGTTTTCCCCCGTGATTAATGAAACCATCTCTGGTCCTTATATTATGGACATTCATAACTCATAACTCATTGTTGAACCCTTCAAATTCAGTTAACAGAAATTTGTGGTGGTTACCATGAATTCTCTGCTGCCAACTCTTCCTCGAGATGGTAGAATCAATAGCAGATCAATAACTCAGTAGCAAAAAAGAACTAGGTGACAGCAATGAGGCATAATAGCTAGAATTGAGTTAAAACCATATATAGGGCATGATAGTTCGGAAAGTGTGTACGTTAGTTGATTATAAGAGGAATGAAACTTGTGATTTGTACTTTGACAAATCATAATCTAGCATGTATTAGCGGTAGACCTGAAAATTCtaaagataattaccaacaaacTTGAAAGTCCAAGTACATCCAACATCGCCATGTTAACAAGATCTGTGATGCCAGGAACTAGGAATGGCATTAAACAGAGAAACGAAAAACCCAACAAATTGATGAAAATGACCTCATTCCATAGCAGATTGTACTGCTCGCTTGGCCATGTAATTGTGAAAATTACAGTACATTGAAACTAATAAAGACTAATCATCCATGGCATTAAACACGACAAACCACGTACGATTTGTCATGACCATTGTCAGAATATCCCTGGATGGTCATGGAAGCGCTCGTTAGGGTCACTATCGAATTTGTGTGAAGACGTACCAAGCTCCATATTCCTGCCGTTATATCTTCACGGGATATATTGTACTAAAGCTCATTGACATCTGTGTTTGATAGCAACGTATATCCATGTTGGCGCTGGATCGCTAAGGTTTAGGGGGAAAGCTCTCCTATCATCATTTTATTTATAAGACTTTAATCACATATAAAGTTTGTTTGGTTACCTTGATGGTAATAGTGTTTCGGATTTTGCCCCTACACAAAATTGTTTACATTAAAGGGACCACACCAATTTAAGACATATAGCTGCAATTTTTCCGTTACCTTGAACCTAGCGTaagcaagatttttttttaattttttttttaattttggtgTTAGCAGGAATATAGAAAGGAAATCaataaaaagacaaagaaagaaGATGCACACTAAATAAAATATGGTCCATCAATTTGGTCCACTTAAAAGGACAAAGCTAATAGTTAAAACAACTATGAGAAAACATAAATTCTATCATAGCACCGGGCATATCATAAAAAATATGTAAACATAAAATAATAGACGAAAAAACAAAAGATACATAAAACTACTCTTCTTAGACTACTTGAACAGTTTCTCTCTCAATTAACAGTTTAACTCCATATGGTGTTCAAATTAAGTTGGACAGCCGAATTGCTATGCCCACTTTTTGGAGGTGGACGCTTCGGGGCTGGCGGGCACGTAACTTGCTCAGGTGGAGGCAGTTTGGATCCTTTGTCTTTTGGGGTTGTTGAAGATGTTCCTTTATTGGCATCCGTGGCTCCATACACTTGTGAATTATTTGAAGAACTCATCTTTTGAGAATAAATATTGACTAAAATTCTAAATCGAAAGATGTTGAGAATAAATTGATGCGAATAATAGGACCAAgggccctctatatatagggcttgTTTTTCCTTTCCAAAATACGATAGGAATTTTAATAGGATTAGGAGTAATCTTTTCAAAACACAATAGGAAATTAAAATAGCTTAatccaaaaaggaaaaagggaaCTTCTGGTTCTCTTTAATTGGctgtattattttttttttttgaactggTTGTCGATGATGAAAGTGGTGGTGAGTGAAGTTTTCTGTGAAAGATGGAACTGGTTGAACCCCAAAAGTCTAAAAaaacagggaaaaaaaaaactgattgaCAATGTGATGAGCACATCTAGCATCTACTCCCTTTGTAAGTTGAAGCCACGTGAGACTTTGTTTTGAGCCAGTTGAAGAACGTTTAGAACTTGACCGATATTGCAAACAGAATAATTTAACGTATACAAAGCAGCATCGTCAAACAAGTTGAAGAATAAATATGTAATCGGCCATTGAGGCAAACTAACTACAGCTTTACACTCTCAAGACCAAGGCAGCATTCAAACCAGTAACCAAGCTTGCACCGGCAGTGTCGGGGAACTAATAATCTTGATGAATTGCTCATTCCAATTCACCAGGTGTTGCGAAACCGGATTCTAAAGGACCATCTTGCCAGACCTCCAAATCTCGAAAATCAATCATTAGGTGCACCAAGTTTATGCAACACATGCCCATTCCGATCGGCAAAAACGCATATATAAATACTACTGCATATCTTCACTAAGGCTTCACAAACGTCCGGCTGGACACACCGTGCAACAATTTTACAAATCCAAGGAAGCTTAGTTTCCCATCAGTGTGCCTAATCCAGTCATGGAGAACCACATGTAATGGAATGGAGGGACCAAGCCCAAGTTCCTGAATAACATATGGAGAAAGTACAGTCGTCAGTCTACCGAGCCTTGTATATCTTTTATCTCTAAACGGCTAAACcagtaaaataaaaaaggacGAAGACAAAGAAATGAACATATCAAGATCCTGTTCTCTAAGCATGTCAATCTTACAGGATCAAGTCAACATATCATTCAAACTTTTGGTTTGTCATTCAAGTTTGGAACTTTTAATCCACATATCAAGAACCCTTAATTACTCATTGCTTTCATTACGATCTTTCCACTTTTTAAGAGAAGCATTGTGGTTCTTTTATCCACCATATTCATGGTTTTGTCATCACTGAGCTCAAAGGCAGAATCACTACATACAAATGCAGATCCTAACAAAGTAATTATTTTAGTGAGATGAATGGACCACATTTGcttcaattaaaaaaagttaaaaaaatcaattgaaacaaatgaaaatatataaaaggccaaagttttttttctttggaccaAAAGTATAGTTTAGCCAAAACTCCAGAATAGAGATTAAACGATGTGCATCACTGACAATTTACTTTTTGAGACAATGGTGCACTTCTGATTGTTTTGCCAATCACGTTTAACAGGATACAGTGCAGCAAgtaaaaaatgaattattagaCATCTAAGTTAATCCAATTCATAACTAAAATATTTGTATAATCAGAATTTTGACCAATCTGTGtttgtcttttttgttttctcttgaaATCAACCTACATCTCCCAAACTCTTCATATATACTTATATTGTTGGACTGCAAAATATAACAATAAACTACTTACTGAAGCAAGTTCTTCAATGACAATGGCCCTGTTTCCATCCTTCTCGAAAAGTTCATATGCACATTGAGCATGTTGTTCCCAACGATCAAGTGCCTCAAGCTGATGTACACTTAGTGCAGCTGCACAGAACGCCTCAAAATCCATTCTTCTGTATTGAAGTGCATTTAGCTGTCCTGGCAGAATATTAACCAGTTAGAACTTATATAACATATACGCGTATAACCATTGAAATCATATGGAATATCAAAGAAAAATTAGATACAAAGTTGGTACCGATGCAGTAAGATCAGGAATGCGAGACTCGTTCATTGCGTCTGTAGTATTTTTCATTAGGGCctgttgaagacaaaaagaaaagaacactTGGTAAGAGATTGATTacaaacacagagagagagagagacagaccaTTCTAATATTGTCAAGAGTGATAGTGCCATTCTTATTCGGTACTAATAGTGCAAACCGCTCCTTCAGATAAAACAGTTCTTCCACATTCAATGTCTTAGACAGTCCTAACACATTTACATAGATGAATGCTAAGAGATTGATTGAATATATGTTTAAAAAGCTCTTGAAAATATAAAtatgcaaaaaataaaagaatgaaaCGAAAATGCAACAATTCAAACATATTTAAAAAGGAAGTTGGATGAAGCTATCACCAATTGATATTTTTGTTATTGCTCTTGCCTTGATAATGATTAAGAACAAAAGTTGAAGAATTTTGTATTtcagagagggagggagggccTTCAAAATTTGTGTGCTATATCTAAAGTAAATATGACCTTATATACATAACTGTTAGAACGCAAAAATTACCACTGACGGTTATATCCAGTGATCATTTCAATTATGAAATGCTAGTTAATATTAAATTGTTTTAGGCCAGAGAAATAAGAATCCCATTCATCAAGAAAACAACCCAATCAAATGACTGGATATACAAAGTTCTTTAGGACCAAGAAACTGAATCAGAGCAAAATGAAGTTCTCTTCTTTCATCAGTGAAAACATATACACACCCTTAAAGCAGCCTTTCAAAGAGATGACGATCGCATATACATCTTCATGAgtctaaatattaaaatatcaaGAGGCACTTTAACATCATTATAATTCCTCATCCAAGGATGACCTGCCAACAAAAGATTATGGCCAGTGACTAAAGAGTAATACAGCAGAAACTGAAAACATAAAAGAGATATGGAACACTCACTTAATGCTTGAGCAGCTGTCATTTGCTTCCGAGGGTCCTTATTTAATAAGCGTTTGACAAAGTCCTTCGCTTCAACAGATAACGAAGGCCAAGGTGCTTCATCAAAACTGGGATCAGCTTTCAAGACCGCCCGAAAAATTCCAGACTCTGTCCGAGCCCAAAATGGCCGACTACCACATAAAAGAATATATGCTATTACACCTATACTCCATACATCAGCCTCTGTACTATAAGATCTATGTAGAACCTCAGGAACCACGTAGTATGCACTTCTGACAATATCATTAAGCTTCTCATCTGTAAGCCAGAATGAGTGTCAAAATCCCATCCATAATCCAACGGCAAAGAGATTGATAATAAAAGCAGCTGTGTAGTTGAAGAAAGAACAAACCTGGGTTGGCAAAAATCTGATAGGCCAAAGTCAATGGCTTTCAATGGCGAATCCTCATCCTTAGCAGTATACAAAAAGTTCTGATAATAAAGAACGAAAAAAATTAGTTTAATATAAAGAGAACTGCATACAGAAAGCACAACCGCCATGATAAATACAGCTAGGAACATAGTCAAGAAGGATCGTTGGGTATAAAAAAGTCTGTGTCAGCACGAAACAATGATATGTAGCCTGTTATTCTGTTCCCCAACTCTCAGCACGTTTTAGTTTAAGTTCACCCAAAAGGTAAAGGAAATTACTAAATTTTCCAGACAGCAGAGATATCAGCAACCTGTGCACTTAAGGTACACACTCATTACTTTGAGACCGACTCAAAATCTACTGAGTCGACTCTGATGATTGCAGGTGTTTAAACGTACTCATTCTACTAGAAGAAAAATAGTCCTGTACAAATGATGTTTAATTTCAGTCCAGACAACAGAAGACATCGATCATGTACAAGTACAAATAATGTGAAACAGAGAGTTAGGTAACTGTAATAAAGGAATCTTATCTTCTAATTATATACTACAAGGGTAAATAAATGTTCCACCTCTGGCTTAAGATCACGGTGCACCACACCCTGCAGATGACAAAATGCAACAGTCTTTGCATCATCTTTTGAGTATTTTCCACCCCTTCAGAAGTAAAAGAACATCCTCAGCAAACCGAACAGACCCTTTAGACCTAATCACTGCATCTAAAATCGCATTATACGAAAGCACATCAGGCATAAATCCATGAGCTTTAGCAATGTTAATAGCTTTatcaacaaaattcaaatgAGAGTAAGACTTCACCACCAAGTCGAAAACCGCCGAGCTGGAATTGCAGACCTGCAACGAGACTCATAGTCCCAATATTTAACAGAGCATCCATCGTTCATATCTTCTTTCAGTCTCAAATATATCCTTCAAATCTCATCCGAATCAAATCCACCACGTCCTTGGCATCTCAGGATATGCTATGCTCAAAGGCTTTACACAACGTGTGCCTCCTTCTGAAATCTCTGGCAAGTGAAGATGGTACCAAATAGAAACATCATGCACATCTTCCATCATCTTTCATTACGAGGAAGAAAAAACCAATTGCTTCACCAAGTTCCTATTCACTTCTGCTTTGATATGAATCTTGAGAAAGACTTGGCCTCAGGGAATTGATGGTAACCAACACAACTATCTGTTAACTGAATTTGAAGAGTTCACTAATGAGTTATAAATGTCCATAATATAAGGACCAGAAATgacatcaaaaaagaaaaagcataaGGATCATGGGGAAAACTCTTTAGTTAGACAGCACTATCTGTGCACATTGTTTTTGCTTCATGAAAATTAACTACACCATTAGCGCCTAATACATACAGGTACACGCGCACaacatatattttatatatatatatatatatatatatatatatatatatattaccatGTGATATTTATATATGCTGTTGCAATGTTTGTATAAAAACTTGCTAACAAAATTTGCTCATACTTTAACTAGTTGGGAACAAGTACCAAGAGCATTTTTGGGACATGTGAACTGATATAAGAACTTGAAGATGACTTCCTGAAAACCAACTAAAAGCTAACATCTTCATAATCAAAATTGTCAGTGTGTTTGTATGCTAATAACTTGAAAATATGCATTACTACTGCATAGAAACCCACATAACAGAATGGATCAAGTGATA
Coding sequences:
- the LOC112170861 gene encoding CDPK-related protein kinase, with product MKVSRIGTNFLNALQYRRMDFEAFCAAALSVHQLEALDRWEQHAQCAYELFEKDGNRAIVIEELASELGLGPSIPLHVVLHDWIRHTDGKLSFLGFVKLLHGVSSRTFVKP